The Actinomycetota bacterium genome includes the window GCACGTTGAGCCCCGCGATACGCCCCGCCTCCTTGGTGGCCGTCCTCTGGGCGTCGTTGAAGTAAGCGGGCACGGTGATCACCGCGTCGGTGATCTTCTCCCCCAGGTACTCCTCCGCGTCGGCCTTGAGCTTCTGCAGGATCTTGGCGGAGATCTCCTGCGGGGTGTACTCTTTGTCCCCGAGCTTCACCTTCTCCGTGGTGCCCATCTTCCTCTTGATGGACATCACGGTGTTCTCCGGGTTGGTCACCGCCTGGCGCTTGGCCACCTGGCCGACCAGCCACTCCCCCGTCTTGGAGATGGCCACCACCGACGGGGTAGTGCGTCCGCCCTCGCTGTTGGGGATGACGATGGGCTCCCCGCCCTCGAGCACGGACACCACGGAGTTGGTGGTACCCAGGTCGATTCCCACTGCTTTCGCCATTTTCCTCTTCCTCCTTCTTTATTTCATCGCGCTGTCTTTGGTCTTATCACACTTTAGCGCAAGTTAAATATAATTCCTTACAACATTATTGTCAAGAGTTTTTACAGAATTCATGTTACATTCAAAACAGGCTCTGAGCTGGTATTTTGAAGTAAGCGCCCGCACTGATTCCGCCTTTTCATCCCGGACGCGGCGCCTGACGACGGCCTCAAGGGCTCGAACGCGCCCCGGAGGCCTTCCCCAATGCGGGATGCGGCACATGCGGCACCTCCCCCGGCCGGGCACGAGTCGCTCCTACTCGTTCACGGGGAGCCCCCGGCGACCAGGGGGCGCGGTGACGGCCGGCGGCGGAAACGCGGGTTCTTCACGGGATCCCCCGGCACCCGGGGGGATGTTACGGGAAGCGGCAAAGGCCCATGTTGTCCCGGGAGCCCCCGGCGACCAGGGGGCGCGGTGACGGCCGGCGGCGGAAACGCGGGTTCTTCACGGGATCCCCCGGCACCCGGGGGGATGTTACGGGAAGCGGCAAAGGCCCATGTTGTCCCGGGAGCCCCCGGCGACCAGGGGGCGCGGTGACGGCCGGCGGCGGAAACGCGGGTTCTTCACGGGATCCCCCGGCACCCGGGGGGATGTTACGGGAAGCGGCAAAGGCCCATGTTGTCCCGGGAGCCCCCGGCGACCAGGGGGCGCGGTGACGGCCGCCTTCTCGCTACCCCAGAGCCGCGTTCACGGCATAGACGAAGCAGAAGACCAGGAGGGCGGCGATGGGGTAGACCAGGAGGCCGGCGTTGAAGCGTATGTGGGGGGGTTTCCACAGCAGGTGCATGCCCGCGGTGAAGACGATGGCCCCCGGCAGCGCCAGGGCGAAGAAGAGCTTGAAGGTCCAGGCGATGGGGAGGGTGAAGTTGTAAACCGCCACCGGGATGAGCAGGACGCACATGGGGATCATGGCCTTGAGCATGGCGTCCGCGCCGAAGACCACGCCGGAGGTGCGAAAGCCCGCCGCCTCGTCGAAGGGCACGTCGTTGGCCACGCTGGGGATGTAGAGGGTGGCGGAGAAGAGAAAGCCGAAGGAGAGCGGCCAGAACCCCGGCCAGGTCCCGGGCAGTAGGGCGTTCCATCCCGCCACCAGCAGGATCACCGCTCCGAAGGCGTTGGTGGCGATGTCCAGCACCGGTTTCGCCTTGAGGCGGAACCAGGGATGGGAATAAAGGATGCCCAGGATGACCACGGAACCCACCATGAACAGGGCGTACCACGCGTTGACCAGGAGGGAGAAGAAAATACAGCCCGCGCCCGACAGCAGGAAGAGCAGCGCCGTCTCGAGCCTGCCCATCTCCCCCGTGGCGAAGGGCTGGTCGGACATATGCAGGTCTCCCTTGTACATGTCGTTGTGCAGGCGGTCCGATTCCACATCGGCGTAGAAGTTGAGCGAGCTGGAGAAGAAAGAGCCGCACAGGAAGCCCAGGTACATGAGGGCTATCTTATAGCCGGCCAGCCTGCCCCCTTCCGCCGCCGCGGAGGCGAAGCCCAGGGTGGTGGGGAAGATGTATATGAACATGGTCTTCATGCGGAAGAGTATCCAGTACTTGCGCAGGTAAGCCTCGAGACGCGGCCTTATCTCCAATTCGCCCTCCTTGCACCCGGACGTCACCTTAAAGTAAAACAGATGAGCCGCAAGCGTTCAACAAGCGCCGATAATGGGAAGATATCCCTTACCTCCTGTCGAGTTGGCCCGGTTTGTCCGGATGGCGATGTGGTCTCCCGCTCTTCAAACCGGAAAGCGCCTGCCGTATCGAAACGGCGTCATCGGCCCGCAGCCGCCCGGGGCCGCCGCTCCATGCCCGCGGCGAGGCCCTGCCCCGCCCCCTCGCGCCCTACAGGAAATCGCCGGCCTTCTTGAGCACCTCCCAGAAGATCCGCGAAGCTTTCTCGTCCCCCTCCACCCTGGCGACGTCGAGGTCGAAGAGGAAGGTGGTCGCGGAGAGGGTGAAGGAATCCCCCGCCCTGGGATCGGCGGGGACCGCGCCGCCCAGGGCGTCCCGCAGGGCGACCGCCGCCACCCTGCCCGACACCACCACCAGGCGCGGGCCGACCAGGTGCAGCTCCTCGGCGAGATACGCCGAGCACCTCTGCACTTCCTTGCGCGTCACGCGGGCCGCGGGGCAGCGCAGGGCGGTGGATAGATAGACCGACTCCGCGTCCCGGCCCCAGAGCTCACGCGTTCCGGCATAAACCGTCTCCCGCCACGAACCCCAGGGGTTGGACGAGGAGGCGCCGGGGCCCGGCATCCCGGCGAGGAGGAAGAGGACGGATCCCGGCTCCCCCCGACCGGGTATGCCTCCACCCCTTCCCGGGCAGAGCCTGCACTCGCGCACGGCGCGGCGGAGCGCCACCAGGTCCGCGCGCAGCTTGGCCCTCACGGCCGCGGCGACCTCTCCGCCCCCGACCTCTTCGGGACGCGCACCCGAATCCCTCATAAGGAGGCCTCCTCATCCATGCGCTCACCATGGCGTCGCAGGCCCGCGGCCCCATCCGGAGCGGAGCCGCCTCTCTCCCTCTCTTGCACGGCGCCGGGAACAGTATACGCCCGCGTTCCGCCCATGGGCAGCGTACGTCCATCCACGCCCCCATCCCGCGTCCGGCGAACCCGTGCCCTACCGGAGCTTCGCGAGCCCCCGCGCGGATGCCGTTCGGCCCGGCATAATCCTCCCTCTCCTCTTTTCCTCCCTCTCCTCCTTTTCTCCCTGACCGCCGCCAGGCGGCTTCCGCGGCCGCGCGCCCCTCGACTCCTCCGGACGCACCTGCAGAGCAGCGATACAGCATGTTGTGGAATCAACATCAATTATTCCACAAAATGTTGACATGTCCTATATATATGGTTTATCATATCCCAAAATATACAACATGTGGGCTCAGAGCGAGGAGGGGATGGCTTGCCAGTAAGGGAAAAGACCAGGCCTTACTATCTGGAGATCTCCTATGACGAGATGAGCGACGAGGACCTCATCGCCCAGACCAGACGCGGGGATTCCCGAGCGCTGTCGTACCTGCTCAACAAGTACCAGTACCTTGTCCACGTGAAGGCAAAGTCATATTTCCTGGACGGCGCGGAGCACGACGATACCGTGCAGGAGGGCATGATCGGCCTCTACAAGGCGATCAGGGACTACAAGTTCAACGACATCTGCTCCTTCCGTTCCTTCGCCGTTCTCTGCATCACGCGCCAGATCATCACCGCGGTAAAGACCTACACCCGCAAGAAGCACAATCCCTTGAGCTGCTACCGCCCCCTGGAGGCCAGCGTCTTCGACGAGAGCGGAGACCTCGTCTATTACGCCGGGGGGAACATCGCCACCAAGGCCGAGGACCCGTTGGACATCTTCATCTTCGAGGATGAGGTTTCCAGGATCATCCATATCCTGAGGGAAAAGCTGAGCGGGCTGGAGTGGAATGTCCTGGTCTCCTATCTCGAGGGAAAGAGCTACCGGGAGATCGCGGACGAGATAAACCGCGATACCAAGGTGGTGGACAACGCCCTCTGCCGCATCAAGGCCAAGATAAAGAACCACGTGGAGCCCCTGCTCAACTGAAGGGAAGCCCCTCCCCGGCGGCCGCCGCCGCAGCGCGGGCGTTGACGACTCCAGGGTGACGGCAGATGCCCTCTGCGACGTAAATAATAGCAAGCAGCGATTAACACTTTACATCTTGTCTTGACGCTCTTCCCGGGTTAAAATCTTTCCGGCCCTCTCGGCGGGACGCGAGGGGGCGAAAAGAATCGCGGTAGAGAACGGCGATGACGCGGGAGCAGGGATTGCAGCATTACACGCCGCACGGCCATTGCGCCTATGCCGTGTATCCAGATCCTCATGGCACTCGGGTATCCCTTTACGACGACGTCGATCCCCGGGCTATCTCCTGCGCCGGCGAACCCGACGGAACTTCCGCGGTCACACATGACGGTAAATTGGCTGCGAGGGAAAGCGATCGGAACGTGTAACGGGAGGGAGAGAGATGAACAAGTGGGAAGAGGAGTACAAGCGCAAGCTCACCACCCCCGAGGAGGTCGCCAAGACGGTGAGGGACGGGGACAGGCTGTTCTGCGGCAGCGGGTCCTGCGCCCCCGACGCCATTCTTAGCGCCCTCTTCGACCGGGCGGAGGAACTCCACGACGTTTCCTTCGGGGGCCTCATCATGCTCGCGCCCACCTACAAGATCCTCAAACTCGAGCTCTCGAAGCACATACTGTTCAACAACCTCTACGCCACCCCCCTGGACCGCCAGGCGCTGCACGAGGGGATCAGCGTGCACACCCCCTTCCATTTCTCCGACCTCCCGCGCCTGGCGTCGGAGTACGCCGGATACCGCAAGGTGTTCACGCAGGTGGGGCCCATGGACCGCCACGGCTACATGTGCGCGGGCGTGTCGGGGAATTTCCTGGACGTGCTGCACAAGCTGGACGAGCTGGTGGTGGAGGTGAACGAGCACCAGCCCACCGTGCACGGTGCCAACTTCTACCATATATCCCAGGTGAAGGCGGTGGTCGAGAACCATCATCCCCTTATCGACCTGCCGCCCGACCCCATCACCGACACCGACCGCGCCATAGCCGAGAACATCGCCAAGTACATCAACGACGGCGACACCATCCAGCTGGGCATCGGGGCGGTGCCCAACGCCATCGGCGAATGCCTGTTGGAGAAGAAGCACCTGGGATGCTACACGGAGATGATTCCCGACGCCATCATGAAACTCTTCGAGGCGGGGGCGCTGGACAACACCCGGAAGACCTTCTTCCCCTACCAGTTCAACGCCTTCTTCGCCGCGGGATCCACGGAACTCTACAAGTGGCTGGACGACAATCCCATGATCTACTTCAGCCCCATCAGCTTCAACAACGACCCCAACAACGTGGCCAAGAACGACAACATGGTGGCCATCAACGCCACCCTGGAGATAGACCTCACCGGCCAGTGCTGCTCGGAGTCCATCGGGCACCTTCAGTACAGCGCCACCGGCGGGCAGGTGGATTTCACGCGCGGCGCCTACATGGCCAAGGGAGGCCGCGCCTTCATCGCCACCCACTCCACCACCATAGACAAGGCGACGGGAGAGCTGGTCTCCAAGATCGTGCCCCGGTTGAAGCCCGGGGCTGCCGTCACCCTCACCCGAACCGACGTCATGTACGTGGCCACGGAATACGGGGTGGTGAACCTCAAGGGCAAGACCCTCAGGGAGAGGGCCAGGGCGCTCATCTCCATCGCCCACCCCGATTTCCGGCCTGAGCTCATCCGCTACGCCAAGGACGTCAAGTATTTCGTCTTCCCGGAACACGAGATATTCGACTGAGCGGTCATCCGGAAAAAGCGGGACCGGGGGCGGAGCCGCCGAGCCGGCTCTGCCCTTCAGCGTCCATGGATAAGGCGTCGGCTCGACGGGCTTTCTATCGTTTCTTCTCCCTGCCCCCCTGCGGCCTGCCCGGACGGGCCGCCCCGGCCCTGCCGCCCCATGGAGTCCCTTTGGCCTCCCGTCGACCGGCGAACCTCCGATGATCCCCGCCTCTTCGACTCAGCGTCTCTGCCTTTCAGCATCCATGGATAAGGCGTCGGCTCGATGGGCTTTCTATCGTTTCTTCTCCCTGCCCCCCTGCGGCCTGCCCGGACGGGCCGCCCCGGCCCTGCCGCCCCATGGAGTCCCTTTGGCCTCCCGTCGACCGGCGAACCTCCGATGATCCCCGCCTCTTCGACTCAGCGTCTCTGCCTTTCAGCATCCATGGATAAGGCGTCGGCTCGACGGGCTTTCTATCGTTTCTTCTCCCTGCCCCCCTGCG containing:
- a CDS encoding UbiA prenyltransferase family protein; this translates as MEIRPRLEAYLRKYWILFRMKTMFIYIFPTTLGFASAAAEGGRLAGYKIALMYLGFLCGSFFSSSLNFYADVESDRLHNDMYKGDLHMSDQPFATGEMGRLETALLFLLSGAGCIFFSLLVNAWYALFMVGSVVILGILYSHPWFRLKAKPVLDIATNAFGAVILLVAGWNALLPGTWPGFWPLSFGFLFSATLYIPSVANDVPFDEAAGFRTSGVVFGADAMLKAMIPMCVLLIPVAVYNFTLPIAWTFKLFFALALPGAIVFTAGMHLLWKPPHIRFNAGLLVYPIAALLVFCFVYAVNAALG
- the sigH gene encoding RNA polymerase sporulation sigma factor SigH encodes the protein MSDEDLIAQTRRGDSRALSYLLNKYQYLVHVKAKSYFLDGAEHDDTVQEGMIGLYKAIRDYKFNDICSFRSFAVLCITRQIITAVKTYTRKKHNPLSCYRPLEASVFDESGDLVYYAGGNIATKAEDPLDIFIFEDEVSRIIHILREKLSGLEWNVLVSYLEGKSYREIADEINRDTKVVDNALCRIKAKIKNHVEPLLN
- a CDS encoding 4-hydroxybutyrate CoA-transferase, translated to MNKWEEEYKRKLTTPEEVAKTVRDGDRLFCGSGSCAPDAILSALFDRAEELHDVSFGGLIMLAPTYKILKLELSKHILFNNLYATPLDRQALHEGISVHTPFHFSDLPRLASEYAGYRKVFTQVGPMDRHGYMCAGVSGNFLDVLHKLDELVVEVNEHQPTVHGANFYHISQVKAVVENHHPLIDLPPDPITDTDRAIAENIAKYINDGDTIQLGIGAVPNAIGECLLEKKHLGCYTEMIPDAIMKLFEAGALDNTRKTFFPYQFNAFFAAGSTELYKWLDDNPMIYFSPISFNNDPNNVAKNDNMVAINATLEIDLTGQCCSESIGHLQYSATGGQVDFTRGAYMAKGGRAFIATHSTTIDKATGELVSKIVPRLKPGAAVTLTRTDVMYVATEYGVVNLKGKTLRERARALISIAHPDFRPELIRYAKDVKYFVFPEHEIFD